The following proteins are co-located in the Eptesicus fuscus isolate TK198812 chromosome 9, DD_ASM_mEF_20220401, whole genome shotgun sequence genome:
- the MFAP2 gene encoding microfibrillar-associated protein 2, whose amino-acid sequence MRAAYLFLLFLPGLLAQGQYDLDPLPPFPDHVQYTHYGDQIDNPDYYDYQEATPRPSEEQFQFQSQQQVQQEVIPAPTFEPGNGETEPTEPGPLDCREEQYPCTRLYSIHKPCKQCLNEVCFYSLRRMYVINREICVRTVCAHEELLRADLCRDKFSKCGVMASSGLCQSVAAACARSCGGC is encoded by the exons ATGAGAGCTGCCTACCTCTTCCTGCTGTTCCTGCCTG GCCTGCTGGCTCAGGGGCAATATGACCTGGACCCACTGCCGCCATTCCCAGACCACGTCCAGTACACCCATTACGGTGACCAGATCG ACAACCCAGACTACTATGATTATCAAG AGGCCACTCCCCGGCCCTCTGAGGAGCAGTTCCAGTTCCAGTCTCAGCAGCAAGTCCAGCAGGAAGTCATCCCGGCCCCCACCTTCG AGCCCGGAAACGGGGAGACGGAGCCCACAGAGCCAGGGCCTCTGG ACTGCCGTGAGGAGCAGTACCCGTGCACCCGCCTCTACTCCATACACAAGCCCTGCAAACAGTGTCTCAACGAGGTCTGCTTCTACAG cctccgcCGAATGTACGTCATCAACAGGGAGATCTGTGTCCGCACAGTCTGCGCCCACGAGGAGCTGCTCCGAG CTGACCTATGTCGGGACAAGTTCTCCAAATGTGGTGTGATGGCCAGCAGTGGCCTGTGCCAGTCCGTGGCAGCTGCCTGTGCTAGGAGCTGCGGGGGCTGCTAG